The region TCAAACTATTTATATAACATGTTTTTTCGagtatcataaatattttttaattgaaaaaagaaagataatatttatatttaatgaaatgaattgataaattaaaaaaattattaatattaattaaatattaagatgagAAGTTAatatttatagtaaaaataaattatagatttatatgcgaatattttatattaactaccattttatttatttaatcttagatattaattttagtCTCTAGGAACaaatgtcttttatttttataaatacatcatgcaaatatatcttatttatataaaataaaggagaaaaaatttaaagataaattatactactatctttgtagaattataaattaaatatattaattattgttttaaaaaattaaacaaaaaaatttaataaataaaataaagggctttagttatttaataaattaaatattttaattttttctataatttttataaatctacCACCGCTTCTAATCTCTCCAGATGTGGCCACTCAATAAAAATAGTTGTAGTAACCATTTGCAAACCCTTTACCCCACCATAGGGAAGCCAAAACATAGCCAAGTTCACCTCTACATGTATCGTTGCCTGAATTTTTGTCGCGGAAAATGGCACCAATAGGCCTGTTGTTAAGGCATATTGCCTTGAACCATGGATGTGGACGTGGAACAGAATTTTCTATGTAATCCATGGCATCTTCTTAGGGTCAGGTTCCCAAGAGCATAAAAGAGCAACTTTCTCATCCGTAGCCCAAGCCATGAAATCATCGATGTAGGAGAGATCCAATGGCCGAAGTGAGATCTGAGAGTTCATCACCACCCTCTTTTAAGAGTCTGACGTGAAAGAATTTTGCTCCATCTGTTCACTTCACctatatgataattttttagagcAGAAGCCTCGGGTTCTTGGTAATTCTTTTAGGAACTTGATGTCTAAAATGATTGAAGTATCATCAAGTAGACAAGCAGTAGTTTACCCAGAAGAAAATGCTAGTGCTTGAATGATAGATAGTATGTGACAACAAGGAATTGTCTGGAACTAaagcatgaaagaaaacaaaattgggGTCCCAAGTCTTTAACAGGGTCAATTTTGCTTTGCTTGTAGTGGAGACCAAGGAATGCATTATTTTCTGGATAGAAAGGAACGGCTCTGGCTGCTAGAGGTGCAAATGTCATGGCCACCTTGTTCGACCTTTCTTTATCCCCGCAAGTAGGATATTTCATAACTCGGACCAGAGTTGCATAACCAGACATCGAAGAGGAGGGCTCATCTTAGCTGTATGGGGGAATCAGAATCTTAGGTTTATGGGGGCATAACCTCAAAGGTGGCTTGATGCTGTTGATTGAAGAGTTTTTGTACGTACACTGATGATGAGGCAAGATTTGAGCTTTAGTAGATCATCCAATTAGTTAtaacttttcctttttatatgtatttagttAACTGGTTGTGCTTGCGAACTCGTACCTTTTGAGTTTGAACTCCTGGGTTACTGTAGAAAATTCTCTTCGATAGATTTTCTGAATTCAAGCTGACATTATCTTGCTTACATCTAATATTGTAATTGCTATATTTTGCTTTGAGATTCTTCATAGCCAAAGATGGGAAGGATTCTAACAtcgaaacaaagaaaaaagaaaaggaaatgtgaGTTCAGCAAAAGATAATATGATCGCTAGCTATTAAGGACCTTCTGTCTATCAATTACAGAACCAAGTCTGTTGAAAGGAAACTATAGACAAGCATATCTCTAATTTCACCTTTACAATACCCGTATTTCCTCAACAGACCCTCTTTCACAAACCCAGTCTTTTCCAGTACCCTTTGAGAACTTCTATTCTCCACCTCTACAAGAGCTTGAAGCCTAACCAGATAAGGAAGATCTTGAAAAACACTAGACACTGCCATCTTCGACGCAATTGTGGCTATTCCTTGTCCCCAATACTCAGCAGCCAATGCATATCCAAAGCTTGCTCTGCATCGATCGTCATTAGATTCCGGGAAGATGGAAATATATCCAATTGAACGATCATCCAGACATATGGACCGACGCCAAGGGTGGGGTATGGCAACCTTTTCCAGATGTGCTAAAGCTTCTTCTCTAGAGGTAATGGAGTTCCAACTTAGATAACGGGTTACTCTATCATCACTGGACCATTTCAGGAAGTCATCAACATCGGAGAGCTTGAAGGGGCGAAGAcaaatccttgatgaatccattaAGACAGCCAATAACAAACTCGATTTGGACAAATTAAGAAAGATGTTGAGGATACAGGCTAACAATCTGCAGGCCACGTACGTTCAATTATTTCATGACCACGTAAGAACACGATCCATCATGGTGGGTGTGTCTATATATACGGTCCGATTTTGAATGGTTGCGTGCACGTAAAGTATCGGATCAACTAGCGTACAAATATAGAGGAGCCATCTCTTAAGAAATAAATGTAATCAGATGCTGCGAAGAACCTGCCTAATTGTGGCGGGATATGGTTTATTTATCAAGAGCAGTTGGAAGTCATTCTCTTCGCTAAAgaaaattcttaaacataaaggCAATCATTTTCTTGACTAACCTCTGGATTAATAGTTTATTTATCCAGAGCAGTTGAGCTCAGAAACGGGCTTATGATCATTCCTCGAAGCAACTAGGATGAGGTCAAATTAGCTTTATAAACAGAACAAATTGGGATTGATACAAACAGTGAGAACGGCCGGGAAGGTATTATTTATGTGCTTcgattaattaaataacaaatcCATGGCCCTTGCAGTGGCGTTAGGTGCCgtctctaaaaattaaatgacacTGTTGGGATTGGTTATCTCCCTTTGCTCATCCCGTTTGGTCACTTGGCTTCATATTGGGAACAACAAAAGATTAACAAAGAAATTTGAGGTCTGAAGAAATTGCAAAGCAAGCATGTTGACCGAAAGCAAGCATGATAGAAGTCCAACAATGGATGTAAAAGCAAGCTGAAAGTACAATATTTCAAGGCATGGGATCAGTAGATAACAGACTATAGACAACCAAATCTATAACCTTACCTTTGTTATACGTATACTTTCGCAGCACCCCTTCCTTGAGGAAACCCAGTTTTTCCAAAACCCTTTGAGAGGCTTTGTTCTCCACATCAACCCTAGCTTGAAGCCTAACCAAATCAGGAAATGACCCGAGCCCATCAGAGATTGCCATCTTCAACGCTCTAGTTGTTACACCTTGCCCCCAATACTTAGCGGCTATAGCATATCCGAGTTCTGCCCTGCATTTGTCATCCCCAGATTCTTGTCTGATAAACACAAATCCAATTGAACGATCATTTACACATATAGACCTGCAGTATGGATGAGGAATGCAGAAGTCCTTGATGTAAACGAGGGCTTCTTCCTTGCAGCTGAAAGTGTTCCACCGGGTGAATCGAGTCACTTGATCATCACCTGCATAGCCCAAGAAATCATCAGCATCGGATTCCTTATAAGGACGTAGAGTAATTACTTCCGATGAAATATCGTTCTCCATTTCCTCAGCAAGGATTGATGATGGCATCTCTACAGTACTCTGTGCCAATTACCGTGAAATGCGCTTAAGAGTTCTCTAAGAATTTAATAATGGGGTATTAGCTACATCAGTAGTCAGtaccataatttttttgagaAGACAGGCTTTATAAAACAAGGATTCAATTACAGAACATGTTGAAAGAAGATAGAGCCTTCAACAACTAGCTAGATACGATATCTCGTGGGTCCGTAATATCCCCATCTAATCTATTAACTATAATTAAATTGGTAAGAAACATGTTCgacaaattcaacaaaaacttCACAAGGGTATAAATCTGATTGATGCTTACGATCTGTGATCTGGGCACGTATCCTATAATGCAGCACATCCTTGACAGACGGGAGGTCATACCTATCTTGCAGATTGCAATACAAACAAATTTTAGTACCAAATTTCGTCGACtagcttaataaaaaaactctaaatcgTTTTGTGTTAATAAGGTGATATAATTCTTCCCTTGCTCTTTGATGGGAATGCTAGGTAAAGTGTGTTTTATTGCAATGATCATCTAAGATTTATAGGCACAAGAGCTTGCGAGTgctgatttattttttgcaacAAATTCCTTGAATATTCCTCTCCAAATTACAAAAGCATTATTCACCTATCCCTCCTTAATCCAAGCGATACGTAACTCACCCTAACACCTTCATCAATAATGAATTAACCATACCAccattgaaaccacgaccagtCTGCAACAATGAGAAGTAGACCCCACCACTACTAATATAGGAATATGTGGGCTCTATCATCTTCACCATTTAATAAGATAAGTGAAAGAGGAAATGAATTCTTGTGAAGATAGCGAGGAGAGAGTGGAGAATCTTTTgcaacttgtatatatatatttagttaattgaGGGGCCTTGGTGCCACTGAGGGGTTTGTAGGCAAATATCCGGTGGATAGAGAAAGAGATGTTGTGGAGAGAAAGGGGATTAGgttttattgatttcaatttttgCATAACTAATAATTTGAAGCTGATTTTAATCTTGTGAATTGATTAATGTATTTTCTTTAAAGGGGATTTTTGGAGTGCGATAGCGAATATtttcatagtattttttttaataaatatattaaaaaaatatttttttaacattatcatatcaaattgatataaaaatataattttaaataaaaaataaaattaatcaacttTTATTTAGCGCAATTAAAGAAAGACAGTACTCAAAATAGTTGCTTGATTTATGTTAAAGTATTGAAATCATAATCAAGATCGCAATTGATATGGTAATTATGTGTGcataatattattcaaaaatctAATCATTTAAAATTCATGGGTTTTATCCTTTATTGACAcatcattttatataaaaaaaattaatatgcaaggtttaatcataaaatctGAGTTAAAGGACGACTAAAATCTGAATTATCCAATACTTATAACGATGATctctctaaaaatatttattttcattaaattagaAATGTCCTGTCTCATAACTGGATTAGttagatataattaattaattagaaattgtaTATAATGGCACTTTTATAGGATagtaatttacaaaataaaaatatataaatgtttctaatatttttccaccataaaatataattgttagcGGGATGTGATctgataaaaaagaattttcacggtgaagaaaaagaaaatactataTATTAACAACGTAGAGGAGAGGAGGTGACTGTGTTTATAATCAAAATCACAATTGGTACGGCAAGCAGACCTGAGAGATTGATTCCCAggagtgatatatatatatatttgtttgcattttaaaataaaataatttttttcatttattttattaaaaattaatattttttaatattttcatatcattttaatatattaatattaaaaataattattttaatatatatttaaaaataaaaaaaacactttaaaaaacaattattcaatCAATCTTCAGCAACAGGAGAAAGGCCAGAAAAATGGTCTCTAGCTCTGTAGTTGAAAAGGGCAAAGGCTGAGTACAGGGTGGTCGATGAGGCGCTCGTGGCCTAATGGATAAGGCGTCTGACTTCTAATCAGACGATTGTGGGTTCGAGTCCCACCGAGCGTGGTTCCGAATATTTGTCTGATTTTCCAATTATTCCTtttcaatgtttattttattttaatttttaaatccatGTATATCAGCGCGCTCTATATACGGTGGAATATCAACCTGCCAAGTAGACAAGCAACCTTTGGTAAGTATACCTAAACAGTTGCATTCCGTTCCTgatgctttgttttttcttctttcttttgttctttttggcTTGAGGTCCGAACACTTTTTCGAATtcttaaaacaaagcaaagcaaagcaaagcaagAGTTGTAAGCCTCTTGCTTAGCGTTTAAACAGACACgtgaaaaatattgttcaatGAACTAGATAAAAAGACATcggaatcaaattgtttttctccAGGCCTGCCTGTTTTTTTTGTCGTAATTCTATTGGTGATTAGAAAAATGGTCTCAAGACTAATCCAGTAATTTGAACAAATTCCCCTTTCAAGAGCCCGCATTACTTTTTCCAAGCCCTTTGCTTTCTGAAAGCTGGATACGTGACTCGATCACGCGACATGAATCTTCTTCTGCTTGTAATCTtgcgtttgtttttttttttttttttgttataatgtgttttttcatatttgtttttgaaaaaacattaaatttatatttttaataattttgatacgttcacataaaactaaaaatattatttgaatatgtttttatttgtaaaacatTTAATGTATCATTCACTACAATATCTGAATcatcactaataaaaaaatatacaaataaaagaaagagttaATTAAGCCGATTGGAAGGACATAAAGAAGAATGAATTAaccatttaattgttttttattaggattgaaaaatataaaattaaaatatactaaaaaaacatcttagATAAAAAGCATTTTGCAAAGTGGACTAAACCACAAAAGCAATCACACTTTAaatctttatccttcttaactaaaaataaaaccagcATGTCATCTATCCTTTATTCAATCTCTTCTAATAAACGATTGTGTTGATAAgataggaagaagaaaacaataggGATTTTTCTTCAtgctaaaattatttattttgatttcatttagCATCAcagtagaaattattttttaaaatatttttttatttgtaaattctttgaaataatatttttaaaaaaattattttgaattttagcatattaaaacgatttaaaatcataaaaaaataatttgaaataaaaaataaaacatttatttattttttcaaaaatattttaggagACTTCCTCTTTGAATGGAGTTATATCTCCGTTtgctaaattaaacaaaatccgAGACAGGAGAGCGACTCTGCATCTAATTGGATTGCTAAGAGAACCAGCTCGTTGTTGTGTGTAGTTAATGAGTTGATAATCTCTCTCCGGCCTCaggaaattgtttgaaaaatGAGTTGATAATTGAAAAATGACACTgtcaaaacatcataaaataattattttctaatttaattttaaaacgcAATAAGGACCAAGttaagaactttatttttttaaaatataaatatttttagtgaAAATTGTGAAAGAGGATATTTATAAATTGCTGGactttatattcttttatattttctcagGACAACAATGaactttgatatttaaaattaaattattttatattcagaAAATCAAGTATCTTTAGTAATTAAAATACTCAACATTAAGAATgtacatcttttttattttttttattattattatacaaataACTATTTATTTACTGAGCAATCTCTTTTCTGAATTAAATCATTTCTTTACATAAAATGGTTAGCAAGTAAGCATGACGTGTATGAAAAACAAGACTATATTTACGAGTTAAAAAGTAAACATGTAccgaataaaaaagaatataaatattttaatgaccAAATCAACGAAATTACCTGTAACAAGTTTTTCTTAGACTAGAAGACAAACAAAGTACAGAGGCCAGTCCACAGCCCACTCTCCAGTAAAAGaagatttaaaaactatttttgattttttttattttaaactattttttttataattgaattgttttgatgggttaatattaaattttaaaaataaaataatattatttttatatatcttaaaataaaataccgaAATGGATCCGTCTGAGCCTGGAAATTGTGATCGTACGCCACCATCACACTGTAGACCCATCATTTCTAAGCGGGCCCTCCATATTTCCTCTCTCTGCTTGACTTCCAAATCGGTCCCTGCTTTACAAGAACATTTATTCATTTTCAAAGGGTATTTCAGTCAGAAAAAGTAAATACCATTAATTCACGCACCTAAACAAATGCTAGCATGGGACAACGACA is a window of Populus nigra chromosome 10, ddPopNigr1.1, whole genome shotgun sequence DNA encoding:
- the LOC133705677 gene encoding uncharacterized protein LOC133705677; its protein translation is MDSSRICLRPFKLSDVDDFLKWSSDDRVTRYLSWNSITSREEALAHLEKVAIPHPWRRSICLDDRSIGYISIFPESNDDRCRASFGYALAAEYWGQGIATIASKMAVSSVFQDLPYLVRLQALVEVENRSSQRVLEKTGFVKEGLLRKYGYCKGEIRDMLVYSFLSTDLVL
- the LOC133705676 gene encoding uncharacterized protein LOC133705676 isoform X3; protein product: MVKMIEPTYSYISSGGVYFSLLQTGRGFNGGMVNSLLMKVLGYDLPSVKDVLHYRIRAQITDRDDQVTRFTRWNTFSCKEEALVYIKDFCIPHPYCRSICVNDRSIGFVFIRQESGDDKCRAELGYAIAAKYWGQGVTTRALKMAISDGLGSFPDLVRLQARVDVENKASQRVLEKLGFLKEGVLRKYTYNKAK
- the LOC133705676 gene encoding uncharacterized protein LOC133705676 isoform X1; the encoded protein is MVKMIEPTYSYISSGGVYFSLLQTGRGFNGGMVNSLLMKVLGYDLPSVKDVLHYRIRAQITDRDDQVTRFTRWNTFSCKEEALVYIKDFCIPHPYCRSICVNDRSIGFVFIRQESGDDKCRAELGYAIAAKYWGQGVTTRALKMAISDGLGSFPDLVRLQARVDVENKASQRVLEKLGFLKEGVLRKYTYNKACFYIHCWTSIMLAFGQHACFAISSDLKFLC
- the LOC133705676 gene encoding uncharacterized protein LOC133705676 isoform X2, producing the protein MVKMIEPTYSYISSGGVYFSLLQTGRGFNGGMVNSLLMKVLGYDLPSVKDVLHYRIRAQITDRDDQVTRFTRWNTFSCKEEALVYIKDFCIPHPYCRSICVNDRSIGFVFIRQESGDDKCRAELGYAIAAKYWGQGVTTRALKMAISDGLGSFPDLVRLQARVDVENKASQRVLEKLGFLKEGVLRKYTYNKGKVIDLVVYSLLSTDPMP